A section of the Balearica regulorum gibbericeps isolate bBalReg1 chromosome 6, bBalReg1.pri, whole genome shotgun sequence genome encodes:
- the TYW5 gene encoding tRNA wybutosine-synthesizing protein 5 isoform X2: MELGTCTTKWTVDYLSQAEGSKEVKIHVSAVPQMDFLSKNFVYRTLPFDVFVQRAAEVKHKEYFLSEDEKYYLRSVGEDARKDIADMRKQFPILAQDVQIPEYFEKEQFFSSVFRISSAGLQLWTHYDVMDNFLIQVTGKKRVVLYSPRDAPYLYLSGTKSKVLDVDNPDLEKYPLFVKAKRYQCFLEAGDVLFIPALWFHNVISEEFGVALNVFWKHLPAESYDKSDTYGNKDPTAASRAIQILDRALKTLEELPEEYRDFYARRMVLRIQEKAYRNDYG, translated from the exons ATGGAACTAGGCACTTGCACAACCAAATGGACAGTAGATTATTTGAGCCAAGCCGAAGGATCTAAAGAAGTAAAGATTCATGTTTCTGCAGTGCCACAGATGGATTTCCTCAGTAAGAACTTTGTGTATAG aacTCTGCCTTTTGATGTATTTGTACAAAGAGCAGCTGAAGTCAAACACAAGGAGTACTTTCTTTCTGAG GATGAAAAGTACTATTTGCGATCCGTGGGTGAAGATGCTCGGAAG GATATTGCAGATATGAGAAAGCAGTTTCCTATTTTGGCACAAGATGTTCAGATTCCAGAATATTTTGAGAAGGAACAGTTTTTCTCTAGTGTCTTCCGCATCAGCTCAGCTGGATTACAGTTATGGACACATTATGAT GTAATGGATAACTTCTTAATCCAAGTAACAGGGAAAAAACGAGTTGTTCTGTATAGTCCTCGAGATGCACCGTATTTATATTTATCAG GTACTAAGTCAAAGGTGCTGGATGTGGACAACCCGGACTTAGAGAAATATCCCCTTTTTGTGAAAGCCAAGCGCTATCAATGTTTTCTGGAAGCAGGAGATGTGTTATTTATTCCAG CTTTGTGGTTCCACAATGTAATTTCTGAGGAATTTGGAGTGGCACTGAATGTCTTTTGGAAGCACCTTCCTGCTGAGTCCTATGATAAGAGTGACACTTACGGAAATAAAGATCCCACAGCAGCCTCTAGAGCTATACAGATCTTGGACAGGGCCTTGAAAACACTTGAAGAACTGCCTGAGGAATATAGGGATTTTTATGCTCGGAGAATGGTGTTACGCATCCAAGAAAAAGCCTATAGGAATGATTATGGATAA
- the TYW5 gene encoding tRNA wybutosine-synthesizing protein 5 isoform X1 encodes MERREQPVAPVARLAAVTREQFLRDIYPRRQPVVLKGMELGTCTTKWTVDYLSQAEGSKEVKIHVSAVPQMDFLSKNFVYRTLPFDVFVQRAAEVKHKEYFLSEDEKYYLRSVGEDARKDIADMRKQFPILAQDVQIPEYFEKEQFFSSVFRISSAGLQLWTHYDVMDNFLIQVTGKKRVVLYSPRDAPYLYLSGTKSKVLDVDNPDLEKYPLFVKAKRYQCFLEAGDVLFIPALWFHNVISEEFGVALNVFWKHLPAESYDKSDTYGNKDPTAASRAIQILDRALKTLEELPEEYRDFYARRMVLRIQEKAYRNDYG; translated from the exons ATGGAGCGGCGGGAGCAGCCGGTGGCGCCGGTGGCGCGGCTGGCAGCGGTCACGCGCGAGCAGTTCCTGCGAGACATCTACCCCCGG aGACAGCCAGTAGTGCTGAAAGGAATGGAACTAGGCACTTGCACAACCAAATGGACAGTAGATTATTTGAGCCAAGCCGAAGGATCTAAAGAAGTAAAGATTCATGTTTCTGCAGTGCCACAGATGGATTTCCTCAGTAAGAACTTTGTGTATAG aacTCTGCCTTTTGATGTATTTGTACAAAGAGCAGCTGAAGTCAAACACAAGGAGTACTTTCTTTCTGAG GATGAAAAGTACTATTTGCGATCCGTGGGTGAAGATGCTCGGAAG GATATTGCAGATATGAGAAAGCAGTTTCCTATTTTGGCACAAGATGTTCAGATTCCAGAATATTTTGAGAAGGAACAGTTTTTCTCTAGTGTCTTCCGCATCAGCTCAGCTGGATTACAGTTATGGACACATTATGAT GTAATGGATAACTTCTTAATCCAAGTAACAGGGAAAAAACGAGTTGTTCTGTATAGTCCTCGAGATGCACCGTATTTATATTTATCAG GTACTAAGTCAAAGGTGCTGGATGTGGACAACCCGGACTTAGAGAAATATCCCCTTTTTGTGAAAGCCAAGCGCTATCAATGTTTTCTGGAAGCAGGAGATGTGTTATTTATTCCAG CTTTGTGGTTCCACAATGTAATTTCTGAGGAATTTGGAGTGGCACTGAATGTCTTTTGGAAGCACCTTCCTGCTGAGTCCTATGATAAGAGTGACACTTACGGAAATAAAGATCCCACAGCAGCCTCTAGAGCTATACAGATCTTGGACAGGGCCTTGAAAACACTTGAAGAACTGCCTGAGGAATATAGGGATTTTTATGCTCGGAGAATGGTGTTACGCATCCAAGAAAAAGCCTATAGGAATGATTATGGATAA
- the C6H2orf69 gene encoding mitochondrial protein C2orf69 homolog, producing the protein MSRRCPPAAASLLRGLVGPAALCLGRSMSLCGAPAACAAGPAGGGGGGSGGAGFSARLSPPWLRLPEVPGAEPHRANELLLLLPPAPRGPAPPQHHVVYFPGDVQNYHDIMSCHPENFQWEHWSFENVATILARRFPNSFIWVVKCSRMHLHKFSCYDNFVASNMFGAPEHSTDFGAFKHLHALLVNAFRLSQNILLSQKSVHGVSKDAKIAACKSQLQSVPTANGCPSTERERDCECSNNSAMNFIIPSAVGAASFTLVGFSKGCVVLNQLLYELKEAKKDKNTDAFLKNIKAIYWLDGGHSGGSNTWVTYPEVLKELAQTGIEVHAHVTPYQVFDTMRSWIGREHEKFVQILEEFGVEINDQLHFSDDVPSLDNHFRVHEVF; encoded by the exons ATGAGCAGACGCTGCCCGCCGGCCGCCGCCTCGCTGCTGCGGGGGCTTGTCGGCCCCGCCGCCCTCTGCCTGGGCAGGAGCATGAGCCTCTGCGGGGCGCCGGCCGCCTGCGCCGCGGGGcctgcgggcggcggcggcggcggcagcggcggcgcggGCTTCTCAGCGCGGCTGAGTCCGCCGTGGCTGCGGCTGCCGGAGGTGCCGGGCGCGGAGCCGCACCGGGCCAacgagctgctgctgctgctgccgccggccccgcgcggcccggccccgccgcagcaTCACGTCGTCTACTTCCCGGGGGACGTGCAG aactaTCATGACATCATGTCTTGCCACCCAGAAAACTTTCAGTGGGAGCACTggagttttgaaaatgttgctaCCATACTTGCTCGCCGGTTCCCTAATAGCTTTATTTGGGTTGTAAAGTGTTCTCGAATGCACCTGCACAAATTCAGTTGTTATGACAATTTTGTGGCGAGCAACATGTTTGGAGCACCAGAGCACAGCACTGACTTTGGAGCTTTCAAGCATCTCCACGCATTGCTAGTTAATGCATTCAGACTCTCTCAGAATATTCTGCTGTCCCAGAAAAGTGTGCATGGTGTCAGCAAGGATGCAAAAATAGCTGCTTGTAAATCACAGCTGCAGTCTGTTCCTACAGCGAATGGCTGCCCAtccacagaaagagagagagattgtgAATGCTCTAATAATTCTGCTATGAACTTCATTATACCGTCTGCTGTAGGTGCAGCATCGTTTACTTTGGTTGGCTTCAGTAAAGGTTGTGTGGTTTTGAACCAGCTGCTTTATGAGCTGAAGGAAGCTAAAAAAGACAAGAATACAGATGCcttcttaaaaaatataaaagcaatttactgGTTGGATGGTGGTCACTCGGGAGGAAGCAATACTTGGGTTACTTACCCTGAAGTGCTGAAAGAACTTGCACAGACAGGAATTGAAGTTCATGCTCATGTAACACCATACCAAGTGTTTGACACAATGAGGTCATGGATTGGGAGAGAGCATGAGAAATTTGTACAGATACTTGAAGAATTTGGCGTGGAAATAAATGAtcaactgcatttttctgatgATGTTCCCTCCTTAGATAACCATTTCAGAGTTCATGAGGTATTTTGA